CTGAACGCCACCGCCCCCACGGCGTCTGTGTGGCCGGTGAGGGTGGTGCGGGTGCGGCCGGTGGTGGTGTCCCACAGCCGCGCCGTGCCGTCTTCGCTGCTGGTGGCGAGGGTGTGCCCATCGGCGCTGAACGCCACATAATTCACCCAGGCGTTGTGGCCGGTGAGGGTGGTGCGGGTGCGGCCGGTGGTGGCGTCCCACAACCGCACCGTTTCATCTGAGCTGGCGGTGGCGAGGGTGCGCCCATCGGGGCTGAACGCCACGGACCAGACAGCGTCTGTGTGGCCGGTGAGGGTTTTGCGGGTGCGGCCGGTGGTGGCGTCCCACAACCGCACCGTTTCATCTGAGCTGGCGGTGGCGAGGGTGCGCCCATCGGGGCTGAACGCCACGGACCAGACAGCGTCTGTGTGGCCGGTGAGGGTTTTGCGGGTGCGGCCGGTGGTGGTGTCCCACAGCCGCACCGTACTGTCCTTGCTGGCGGTGGCGAGGGTGTGCCCATCGGGGCTGAACGCCACCGCCCCCACGGCGTCTGTGTGGCCGGTGAGGGTGGTGCGGGTGCGGCCAGCAGTGTCCCACAGCCGGGCCGTGCCGTCTTCGCCGGCGGTGGCGAGGGTGCGCCCATCGGGGCTGAACGCCACCGCCCCCACGGCGTCTGTGTGGCCGGTGAGGGAGGTGCGGGTGCGGCCAGCAGTGTCCCACAGCCGGGCCGTGCCGTCTTCGCCGGCGGTGGCGAGGGTGCGCCCATCGGGGCTGAACGCCACCGAATACACGGTGTCCTTGTGGCCGGTGAGGGTTTTGCGGGTGCGGCCGGTGGTGGTGTCCCACAGCCGCGCCGTGCCGTCTTCGCCGGCGGTGGCGAGGGTGCGCCCATCGGGGCTGAACGCCACCAACCTCACGTCTGTGTGGCCGGTGAGGGTGGTGCGGGTGCGGCCGGTGGAGGCGTCCCACAACTGCGCTGTGTCGTCGAAGCTGGCGGTGGCGAGGGTGCGCCCATCGGGGCTGAACGCCACATAATTCACCCAGTCTTTGTGGCGGGTGAGGGTGGTGTGGGTGCGGCCAGTGTTGGCGTCCCACAGCCGCACCGTAGTGTCCTTGCTGGCGGTGGCGAGGGTGCGTCCATCAGGGCTGAACGCCACCGCCCCCACGGCGTCCTTGTGGCCGGTGAGGGTGGTGCGGGTGCGGCCGGTGGTGATGTCCCACAGCCGTACCGTTTGGTCTTCGCTGCTGGTGGCGAGGGTGCGCCCATCGGGGCTGAACGCCACCGAATACACGGTGTCCTTGTGGCCGGTGAGGGTTTTGCGGGTGCGGCCGGTGGTGGTGTCCCACAGCCGCGCCGTGCCGTCTTCGCCGGCGGTGGCGAGGGTGCGCCCATCGGGGCTGAACGCCACCGAATACACGGTGTCCTTGTGGCCGGTGAGGGTTTTGCGGGTGCGGCCGGTGGTGGTGTCCCACAGCCGCGCCGTGCCGTCTTCGCCGGCGGTCGCGATAGTGCGCCCATCACGACTGAACGCCACCGAAAACACGATGTCCTCGTGGCCGGTGAGGCGGCGGTGCAGGGGGAGTTCTGCTGCCGCATAGAGGCTGGCGGTTGCTTCGGTGGTGGCGCTGGTCCGGTAGGCGTGGACGGCCAGTAGGGAAGCCAGGTCGGGGTTGGTGTCGATGAGCGCGTCGGACCGGGCGGCGAGTTGCTTGGACAGCGCCTGTTCTTGGGCGGTAAGTGCGGTTCCGCGTTGTCGGTAGGCCAGTGAGGCGGCGGCCATGGCGAGGACGAGCAGGATGGTGAGGGCTGTGGTGAAGGCTTGTCGTCGACGGGTGGTGCGGGCCTCGGCTTTGACGCTTGCGTCGAGGAAGTCCTCTTCCTGCCGGGCGAGGGTGGGGTAGCGGTCGGGGTCGGTGTTCCAGTGCTGTCGGGCGTTGGTGACCGCGGTGAGGCGTTGTCCCCGGTAGAGGTAGGAGGCGTCGTGGTGGTTGCCGGCCCAGTCGGCGGCGTCCTCGGCCAGCTGGCTGTACAGGGCACGGTTGGCCGGGTCGTCCTCGAGCCAGCCGCGTAAGCGTCCCCAGGCGTGCAGCAGGGTGTCGTGGGTGATCTGCGCGGTGTTCTCGCCCACCACGATCAGGCGTTGGGCGGCGAAGGCCTCCACGACGTCCTGAACCTCGGAGGCGGCGTCGTCGTGCCGGTAGGGCATGGGGCGGCGGACGGCCTGCCCGTCAGAGGTGATCCTGGTGAGGCGGAGGAACACTTTGCGGGCGGCGGCCTGCTGAGCGGGGGTGAGGTCGCTGTAGACGGCTTCGGCGCTGGTCTGGATGGCGTGGGCGACACCGCCGGACAGCTCGTAGCCGCGGCTGGTCAGCTCGTTGCCTTCGCGGTGCTGCCAGGTGACGCGCATCGCTTCCGACAGCAGCGGCAGCGCCCCCACCTCGTACCCGCCGTCGGTTAGGGAGGTCGGCAGGTCGGCGAGAATGGCGTCGACCAGAGAGGGCGCGATCTGCAGGCCCGCACGTTCCGCAGGTCCGGTGATGGTCAGCCGCAGCTGAGGCGCGGTCATCGGCCCGACCAGGAACAGCCCGTCGGTTGCCGCCTCGGCCAGCTCGGGGTAGGCCGCGCAGGCGGGCAGGAAATCGGAGCGGATCACCGCGATGACCAACGCGGCCGGCTCCCCGTCCGGCCCGCACGGCAAGGTGGCCGCCGCGTGCAGAGCCGCGATCACATCCGCGCGCTGCCGCTCCGCCGAATCAACAGAACCGGGGCCGGAGCTGGGACCGGAGCCAGGGCTGGAGTCGGGTTGGGGGGCGCCGGGGAGGGTGAACAGCTGCTCGAACGGGTCGACCACCAGCACCAGCCGGTCGCCCGTGCTGCCCGCGGTCGTCTGTGCCGTGGCCGCGTGGGCGTCCACCACGTCCCGTACCACCGTGTGCGCCCGCTCCGGGGCGCTCTCCAGCACTTTACGGATTGACCCGGGGTCGCGCCCGGCGACTTTG
The Streptomyces lunaelactis genome window above contains:
- a CDS encoding WD40 repeat domain-containing protein, whose amino-acid sequence is MEQAEPTPRRLFAERLEELLELTADLPLKSAVAEANRRRPAGRGRPVSGRRLSDWKRGRHLPDSEVAFLVLIRVLIEHCRGRRVPQEGGIAGLLDEEQWRQWLRAARSSPPDTDPSAPQQPAPHSAEQQERAGQTAEETAADGRRADQCPYLGLAPFGQGQAKVFYGREKLTAQLVHTLADRLDRPGILMVSGASGAGKSSLVRAGLLPALADGALSAESARWPVAVMHPTSQPRDELARALAKVAGRDPGSIRKVLESAPERAHTVVRDVVDAHAATAQTTAGSTGDRLVLVVDPFEQLFTLPGAPQPDSSPGSGPSSGPGSVDSAERQRADVIAALHAAATLPCGPDGEPAALVIAVIRSDFLPACAAYPELAEAATDGLFLVGPMTAPQLRLTITGPAERAGLQIAPSLVDAILADLPTSLTDGGYEVGALPLLSEAMRVTWQHREGNELTSRGYELSGGVAHAIQTSAEAVYSDLTPAQQAAARKVFLRLTRITSDGQAVRRPMPYRHDDAASEVQDVVEAFAAQRLIVVGENTAQITHDTLLHAWGRLRGWLEDDPANRALYSQLAEDAADWAGNHHDASYLYRGQRLTAVTNARQHWNTDPDRYPTLARQEEDFLDASVKAEARTTRRRQAFTTALTILLVLAMAAASLAYRQRGTALTAQEQALSKQLAARSDALIDTNPDLASLLAVHAYRTSATTEATASLYAAAELPLHRRLTGHEDIVFSVAFSRDGRTIATAGEDGTARLWDTTTGRTRKTLTGHKDTVYSVAFSPDGRTLATAGEDGTARLWDTTTGRTRKTLTGHKDTVYSVAFSPDGRTLATSSEDQTVRLWDITTGRTRTTLTGHKDAVGAVAFSPDGRTLATASKDTTVRLWDANTGRTHTTLTRHKDWVNYVAFSPDGRTLATASFDDTAQLWDASTGRTRTTLTGHTDVRLVAFSPDGRTLATAGEDGTARLWDTTTGRTRKTLTGHKDTVYSVAFSPDGRTLATAGEDGTARLWDTAGRTRTSLTGHTDAVGAVAFSPDGRTLATAGEDGTARLWDTAGRTRTTLTGHTDAVGAVAFSPDGHTLATASKDSTVRLWDTTTGRTRKTLTGHTDAVWSVAFSPDGRTLATASSDETVRLWDATTGRTRKTLTGHTDAVWSVAFSPDGRTLATASSDETVRLWDATTGRTRTTLTGHNAWVNYVAFSADGHTLATSSEDGTARLWDTTTGRTRTTLTGHTDAVGAVAFSPDGHTLATASFDGTARLWDTTTGRTRTTLTGHTDAVLSVAFSPDGHTLATSSEDGTARLWNADMPDQAAAIRRICQVVGRDFTANERSEYLAGQSPDRVCLT